From the genome of Deltaproteobacteria bacterium, one region includes:
- the brxD gene encoding BREX system ATP-binding protein BrxD — translation MTEASPLKRREIIDALRVGAVPRRGLELFAVGLERFERALDEELDAAAIGRGKFKAVRGEYGTGKTFFARWLEHRALAKGFATTLVQISERETPLYRLETVYRRAVEGLQTREWTDGAFRSLVDRWFFQLEEEALGGDAGLAAEPEAVARAVGELLEQRLRSVSATQPQFAAALRACHTARVRGDHATAEGLVAWLMGQPNVGAAVTRVAGLKGDLDHDGAGGFLRGLLEVLRQTGRVGLVLVLDEVETIQRVRADSREKSLNALRQLIDDLSADRYPGLYVLVTGTPQFFDGPQGVKRLPPLAQRLHTQFSEDPRFDSARAPQLRLMPFDLDKLVAVGLRVRALYPSAAPERIAAKVDDEVLRSLAVGVAGALGGKAGVAPRIYLKRLVGLLDQVDEHADFEPRLHHALVVEAGELLPEERAAAGIARTVDEIQLDLTDGGDRDGGTEGP, via the coding sequence GTGACCGAAGCGAGTCCGCTCAAGCGGCGGGAGATCATCGACGCGCTGCGGGTTGGCGCCGTGCCCCGGCGGGGGCTCGAGCTCTTCGCGGTCGGGCTCGAGCGCTTCGAGCGCGCGCTGGACGAGGAGCTGGACGCGGCGGCGATCGGGCGGGGCAAGTTCAAGGCCGTGCGCGGGGAGTACGGCACCGGCAAGACCTTCTTCGCGCGCTGGCTCGAGCATCGGGCGCTGGCCAAGGGCTTCGCCACGACGCTGGTGCAGATCTCCGAGCGCGAGACGCCGCTCTACCGGCTGGAGACGGTGTATCGCCGCGCGGTGGAGGGGCTGCAGACGCGCGAGTGGACCGACGGGGCCTTTCGCTCGCTGGTGGATCGCTGGTTCTTCCAGCTCGAGGAGGAGGCGCTGGGCGGGGACGCGGGGCTCGCCGCGGAGCCGGAGGCGGTGGCCCGCGCGGTGGGAGAGCTCCTCGAGCAGCGGCTGCGGTCGGTGAGCGCCACCCAGCCTCAGTTCGCGGCGGCGCTACGGGCCTGTCACACGGCGCGCGTGCGGGGCGATCACGCGACGGCCGAGGGCCTCGTGGCCTGGCTGATGGGCCAGCCCAACGTGGGTGCGGCGGTCACGCGGGTGGCGGGGCTGAAGGGGGACCTGGACCACGACGGGGCGGGGGGCTTTCTGCGCGGCCTGCTCGAGGTGCTGCGGCAGACGGGGCGGGTGGGGCTCGTGCTGGTGCTCGACGAGGTGGAGACGATCCAGCGCGTGCGCGCCGACAGCCGCGAGAAGAGTCTGAACGCGCTCAGGCAGCTCATCGACGATCTCTCCGCGGACCGCTATCCGGGGCTCTACGTGCTCGTCACCGGGACGCCGCAGTTCTTCGACGGGCCGCAGGGCGTGAAGCGGCTTCCGCCGCTGGCTCAGCGCCTGCACACGCAGTTCTCCGAGGACCCGCGCTTCGACAGCGCGCGGGCGCCGCAGCTTCGGCTGATGCCCTTCGATCTGGACAAGCTGGTGGCCGTGGGGCTGCGGGTGCGGGCGCTCTACCCGAGCGCGGCCCCGGAGCGCATCGCCGCGAAGGTGGACGACGAGGTGCTGCGGAGTCTCGCGGTCGGGGTGGCGGGTGCCCTGGGAGGCAAGGCGGGCGTCGCGCCGCGGATCTACTTGAAGCGGCTGGTCGGGCTGCTGGACCAGGTGGACGAGCACGCGGACTTCGAGCCGCGGCTGCACCACGCGCTGGTGGTGGAGGCCGGCGAGCTGCTCCCCGAGGAGCGAGCGGCCGCGGGTATCGCGCGGACCGTGGACGAGATCCAGCTCGACCTGACCGACGGGGGCGATCGCGACGGGGGAACCGAGGGCCCGTGA
- a CDS encoding DEAD/DEAH box helicase: MSTAAFSRLSPALQYQIINTLGWPALRPVQEAAIGPVLDGKNCVVLAPTAGGKTEAAFFPLLAAMDERGWRPVSVVYLSPIRALLNNQEERVSYYAGLVGRRAFKWHGDVGQSERRRFLREPADILLTTPESIEAMFMSTRVPARALFAGLQAVVIDEIHAFAADDRGAHLSALLERLSRCCGRDPQRVGLSATVGNPGAILEWVRGSSRREGLVVDPAGERAVADLTVDHVGSVENAARVIQALHPGRKRLVFVDARRHAETLGVELNQRGVETFVIHGSLSVRERREAEHAFHDGQDCVIVATSALELGIDVGDLDQVLQLDAPGSVASFLQRMGRTGRRPGARPNCTFLATKDETVLQAAALVALYRRGYVEPVRPSGRAAHILAHQILGLAVAQGGVPRGDLWAWLEGAAAFSGLEATEREGVLEHMLSNGILSDQGGRLWLGEAGEKLYGRAGFRRLYAVFEAPRLIAVRWNASEIGEVDAAFLSVIHTEEEPGCFTLAGRFWQVEHVDWERGSCIVRPAPGGRAPRWSGGGRFLGYELCQAMREVLVGAELDPSWSARARQALATLRADRAFLREARAPLVETGDELVWWTFGGGAANLLLARMLEAALGGRVTSRNTAISLRGQAGKSLVAVRQTLRAWRETGRPSPADALGLADAAARARLSKFEPCLPPGLLSELRATRLLDPEAAASVVAAGGNVGVG, encoded by the coding sequence GTGAGCACCGCAGCCTTTTCCCGCCTCTCGCCCGCGCTCCAGTATCAGATCATCAACACGCTCGGCTGGCCCGCGCTGCGTCCCGTGCAGGAAGCCGCGATCGGGCCGGTGCTGGACGGCAAGAACTGCGTGGTGCTCGCGCCCACGGCGGGGGGCAAGACCGAGGCGGCCTTCTTTCCGCTCCTCGCGGCGATGGACGAGCGAGGCTGGCGGCCCGTCTCGGTCGTCTACCTTTCGCCGATCCGGGCCCTCCTGAACAACCAGGAGGAACGGGTGTCCTACTACGCCGGCCTCGTTGGGCGGCGGGCCTTCAAGTGGCACGGGGACGTGGGGCAGAGCGAGCGGCGGCGCTTCCTGCGGGAGCCCGCGGACATCCTGCTCACCACGCCCGAGTCGATCGAGGCCATGTTCATGAGCACCCGGGTCCCGGCGCGGGCCCTCTTCGCCGGGCTCCAGGCAGTGGTGATCGACGAGATCCATGCCTTCGCCGCGGACGACCGGGGGGCGCACCTGTCGGCGCTGCTCGAGCGCCTGTCCCGGTGCTGCGGCCGGGACCCGCAGCGCGTGGGGCTGTCGGCCACGGTGGGCAACCCGGGCGCGATCCTCGAGTGGGTGCGGGGCAGCTCGCGGCGCGAGGGCCTGGTCGTCGATCCGGCGGGGGAGCGCGCGGTGGCCGACCTCACGGTGGACCACGTGGGGAGCGTCGAGAACGCGGCGCGCGTGATCCAGGCGCTGCACCCGGGGCGCAAGCGGCTCGTCTTCGTGGACGCGCGACGCCATGCGGAGACGCTGGGGGTCGAGCTGAACCAGAGGGGCGTCGAGACCTTCGTGATTCACGGGTCGCTCTCGGTGCGGGAGCGGCGGGAGGCCGAGCACGCCTTCCACGACGGGCAAGACTGCGTGATCGTGGCCACGAGCGCGCTCGAGCTCGGGATCGACGTCGGGGACCTGGACCAGGTGCTGCAGCTCGACGCGCCGGGGAGCGTGGCCAGCTTTCTGCAGCGCATGGGGCGCACGGGGCGTCGGCCGGGAGCGCGGCCGAATTGCACGTTTCTGGCGACGAAGGACGAGACGGTGCTCCAGGCCGCGGCGCTCGTCGCGCTCTATCGCCGGGGGTACGTCGAGCCCGTGCGACCGAGCGGACGGGCGGCGCACATTCTGGCCCACCAGATCCTGGGCCTCGCGGTGGCGCAGGGGGGCGTCCCTCGCGGCGACCTCTGGGCCTGGCTCGAGGGGGCGGCGGCCTTCTCCGGCCTCGAGGCGACGGAGCGCGAAGGTGTTCTAGAACACATGCTCTCTAACGGCATTCTGTCCGATCAGGGCGGCCGTCTCTGGCTCGGCGAGGCGGGCGAGAAGCTCTACGGGCGGGCCGGGTTCCGGCGCCTCTATGCCGTCTTCGAGGCGCCGCGGCTCATCGCTGTGCGCTGGAACGCGAGCGAGATAGGCGAGGTGGACGCGGCCTTCCTGTCGGTGATCCACACCGAGGAGGAGCCCGGGTGCTTCACCCTGGCCGGCCGCTTCTGGCAGGTCGAGCACGTGGACTGGGAGCGCGGGAGCTGCATCGTGCGCCCTGCCCCGGGAGGCCGCGCGCCGCGCTGGTCGGGCGGGGGGCGATTCCTCGGCTACGAGCTGTGCCAGGCCATGCGCGAGGTCCTGGTGGGCGCGGAGCTGGACCCGAGCTGGTCCGCCCGGGCGCGGCAGGCGCTTGCCACCCTGCGGGCCGATCGCGCCTTTCTGCGCGAGGCCCGCGCGCCCCTGGTGGAGACCGGCGACGAGCTCGTCTGGTGGACCTTCGGAGGCGGCGCGGCGAACCTGCTCCTGGCCCGGATGCTCGAGGCGGCCCTCGGGGGCCGGGTCACGAGCCGCAACACGGCCATCAGCCTGCGCGGTCAGGCGGGCAAGAGCCTCGTCGCCGTGCGCCAGACCCTGCGCGCCTGGCGCGAGACCGGCCGCCCGAGCCCCGCCGATGCGCTCGGCCTGGCCGACGCCGCCGCGCGCGCCCGCCTGAGCAAGTTCGAGCCCTGCCTCCCCCCTGGCCTCCTCTCCGAGCTCCGCGCCACGCGCCTCCTCGACCCCGAGGCCGCCGCGTCGGTGGTGGCCGCGGGAGGAAATGTGGGAGTGGGGTAG
- the pglZ gene encoding BREX-2 system phosphatase PglZ → MIELPLLARADVEAKLAELYRVERRHHLVAFLGAGEAELLDVAHAGRFEVVPVRSELELRAALPPLADDDRRMAFLLGWNALRVPLDLAGRFACGGRVLSIGRDERLKRLFGVSELDDAVRGCPLAKYLLRPGGEGRYGTTGGRLTLEALWAEWLRASWQVDVAGGLALDTLLAFAARNGRGAEFREAMGAPEAEGVREALLSHLREKLGAAGPAVWQAWEAGRGAVPLELAVVLATLGPSARPEVQLWVRSTLRATLGIASEKEAAEAARALGRAASAGLRALEAGDGGQRARALIVAADARLDDAVIREAASGSELLPSAWRARLEALGRRLEESAGSPSVAAVRAAVEGLRSLEAHLFFSDREQRAELGRAEMAVRLLGWLAVRAGQRLEAGATPQSEAEALGRWYAEEGGYVDRARRWARGATDTPLGRGVEAVVAAADAARTELDRRFARSLVSWIEADGPAQQVLPIDRAVARLAVRFLDERPERRLLVLLLDGMAWAQAVELLESLGHRAAPWGPLAWHASRHGRHGEGLYPVVFAALPTVTEVSRAAFFAGKPVVPGQGLDSQQDPVRWRAHREVLKYFSGPDAPPLLLRSEGHTRAGGASPEALNLVADPDRRVVALVVNAIDDALRGNPGHRVAWEVESIASLPDLLERAREHGRSVLLASDHGHVPADRLVSVGPRSATGGARWRAWAGPEEVLGESEVAFALRGERIWAPKGARGVVLLADDASRYGGSTHAGEHGGATLAEVVVPCLLLGCDDGLGTGGDDPALAVRAAHVPGWWCFDVREPVDVPGEASGEVPATPPPTRRTKSTVSEAQLPLLDVPAVSVAAQPGPVPLGADGGVESPLASSAVLKARAPAGKVRDEVLRAATFLLERKGTCSADAFAAGLTIPRFRVEGFIAVLQEVLNVDGYEVLKYDPKAREVKLDPEKLRQLFEVAL, encoded by the coding sequence ATGATCGAGCTGCCGCTGCTCGCGCGCGCCGACGTGGAGGCCAAGCTGGCGGAGCTCTATCGCGTGGAGCGGCGGCACCACCTGGTGGCCTTCCTCGGGGCGGGCGAGGCCGAGCTACTCGACGTGGCGCACGCCGGACGCTTCGAGGTGGTGCCCGTGCGGAGCGAGCTCGAGCTCCGGGCGGCGCTCCCGCCGCTCGCCGACGACGACCGCCGGATGGCCTTTCTGTTGGGCTGGAACGCGCTGCGCGTGCCGCTCGACCTGGCCGGGCGCTTCGCGTGCGGCGGGCGGGTGCTCTCCATCGGGCGCGACGAGCGGCTGAAGCGCCTCTTCGGGGTGAGCGAGCTCGACGATGCGGTCCGGGGCTGTCCGCTGGCGAAGTACCTCCTGCGGCCGGGCGGCGAGGGGCGGTACGGCACGACCGGGGGCCGGCTCACGCTGGAGGCGCTGTGGGCGGAGTGGCTGCGCGCGAGCTGGCAGGTGGACGTGGCGGGGGGGCTCGCGCTCGACACCCTGCTCGCCTTCGCGGCGCGGAATGGCCGGGGGGCCGAGTTTCGCGAGGCGATGGGCGCGCCCGAGGCGGAGGGGGTGCGCGAGGCGCTGCTCTCGCACCTGCGCGAGAAGCTCGGCGCGGCGGGACCGGCCGTCTGGCAGGCCTGGGAGGCCGGTCGCGGGGCGGTGCCGCTCGAGCTCGCGGTGGTCCTGGCGACCCTCGGGCCGAGCGCGCGACCCGAGGTGCAGCTCTGGGTGCGGAGCACGCTGCGGGCGACGCTCGGGATCGCGAGCGAGAAGGAGGCGGCGGAGGCGGCGCGGGCGCTGGGACGCGCGGCTTCGGCCGGGCTGCGAGCGCTCGAGGCGGGTGACGGCGGCCAGCGCGCGCGGGCGCTGATCGTCGCGGCCGATGCCCGGCTCGACGACGCGGTGATCCGCGAGGCGGCGTCGGGGAGCGAGCTGCTGCCGAGCGCGTGGCGGGCTCGGCTGGAGGCGCTCGGTCGGAGGCTGGAGGAGAGCGCGGGGAGCCCGAGCGTGGCGGCGGTGCGCGCGGCGGTGGAGGGGCTGCGGTCGCTCGAGGCGCACCTCTTCTTTTCGGATCGGGAGCAGCGCGCGGAGCTCGGACGCGCGGAGATGGCCGTGCGGCTCCTCGGGTGGCTGGCGGTGCGCGCGGGTCAGCGGCTCGAGGCGGGAGCGACGCCGCAGTCCGAGGCCGAGGCGCTCGGTCGCTGGTACGCGGAGGAGGGGGGCTACGTGGACCGGGCACGGCGCTGGGCGCGTGGCGCGACGGACACGCCGCTCGGCCGCGGCGTCGAGGCGGTCGTGGCGGCGGCCGATGCGGCGCGCACGGAGCTCGACCGGCGCTTCGCGCGGAGCCTCGTCTCCTGGATCGAGGCCGATGGGCCGGCGCAGCAGGTGCTGCCCATCGACCGGGCCGTGGCGCGGCTCGCGGTGCGCTTCCTCGACGAGCGACCGGAGCGGCGGCTGCTCGTGCTGCTCCTCGACGGGATGGCCTGGGCGCAGGCGGTGGAGCTGCTCGAGTCGCTCGGGCATCGGGCCGCGCCTTGGGGGCCGCTAGCCTGGCATGCCTCGCGTCACGGGCGCCACGGGGAGGGCCTCTACCCGGTGGTCTTCGCCGCGCTGCCGACGGTGACGGAGGTGAGCCGGGCGGCCTTCTTCGCGGGCAAGCCCGTGGTGCCGGGGCAGGGCCTGGACTCGCAACAGGACCCGGTGCGCTGGCGAGCGCATCGCGAGGTGCTGAAGTACTTCAGCGGCCCCGACGCGCCGCCGCTCTTGCTCCGCAGCGAAGGGCATACGCGGGCGGGGGGAGCCTCCCCGGAGGCGCTGAACCTGGTCGCGGACCCGGACCGCCGGGTTGTGGCCCTGGTGGTCAACGCGATCGACGACGCGCTGCGGGGGAACCCGGGGCATCGGGTGGCCTGGGAGGTCGAGAGCATTGCGTCGCTGCCCGATCTGCTCGAGCGGGCGCGCGAGCACGGGCGGAGCGTGCTCCTGGCGAGCGACCACGGGCACGTCCCGGCGGACCGGCTGGTCTCGGTCGGTCCTCGATCGGCGACGGGCGGGGCGAGATGGCGAGCCTGGGCGGGTCCCGAGGAGGTGCTGGGCGAGAGCGAGGTCGCGTTCGCGCTGCGAGGCGAGCGGATCTGGGCGCCGAAGGGCGCGCGCGGGGTGGTGCTCCTCGCCGACGACGCGAGCCGCTACGGGGGCAGCACCCACGCGGGCGAGCACGGCGGCGCGACGCTGGCCGAGGTGGTGGTGCCGTGCTTGCTTCTCGGCTGCGACGACGGGCTCGGGACCGGCGGGGACGATCCGGCGCTCGCGGTGCGCGCGGCGCACGTGCCGGGCTGGTGGTGCTTCGACGTGAGGGAGCCGGTCGACGTGCCCGGGGAGGCGAGCGGGGAGGTTCCAGCGACGCCACCGCCCACGCGGCGGACGAAATCGACGGTGTCCGAGGCGCAGCTCCCGTTGCTCGACGTGCCGGCGGTCAGCGTCGCGGCGCAGCCGGGCCCCGTGCCGTTGGGAGCGGACGGCGGCGTGGAGAGCCCGCTCGCGAGCTCCGCGGTGCTCAAGGCGCGCGCGCCGGCGGGCAAGGTGCGAGACGAGGTGCTGCGCGCGGCGACCTTCCTGCTCGAGCGCAAGGGTACGTGCTCGGCGGACGCCTTCGCGGCCGGCCTCACGATCCCGCGCTTCCGGGTGGAGGGCTTCATCGCCGTGTTGCAGGAGGTGCTGAACGTCGACGGCTACGAGGTGCTGAAGTACGATCCGAAGGCCCGGGAAGTGAAGCTGGATCCCGAGAAGCTGCGCCAGCTCTTCGAGGTGGCCCTGTGA
- a CDS encoding RecQ family ATP-dependent DNA helicase, whose product MEGRSYHGEQEAPEQFEEDRVRFNELHVAGIRPLRLSAKSCLEPTPKAIRSLRELLLREGISGVTAPGDALAGATLEPAAAWLLGNLGESVPRVARMLFDALAAETTREGLPRSILLGRGLGGAAVLATLDVLEAVLRLSAMCGSTPPPTQDTHIVVVEPHPEHRKLAERLLNRYLGRAPTEPWRETVRLGTGYALTVLFAPQAPPEASFELVVGPVLDDISASAEEIDAWRRAVGPEGILVAGEPGSRSPDEPVAPPSPQALEPFRSPSDVDTLWFLERFFGHRRFREGQWQIVERLLMGQSVLGVLPTGAGKTVCFQLPALLSPGTALVVSPLVSLIEDQVQNVRRQGLDLAGGVHGGMPDDMQASELALLTTGRRKFFYLSPERLQLASFRSKLRSSLEDKHVAVSYFVVDEAHIASEWGHDFRPSYLEVPDHAHEFAPGRPVALLTATASKDIREDVLRMFDLALEHEVRPKDFDRPELAFQVLTAPTEDARMTELLHLLREGLPGDLAGSRSFEALHGSGEGGYTNAGLIFTPFRKRSEKDDGKVTLRAAELARALRQGGLTADHYISSDAANDLHVAHKRYVQERFKEDRLPIVVATKGFGTGIDKPNVRWAIHTGLAGSLEGYYQEAGRIGRDRKDARAVLIWAPRVPECSTDWGVKAPSCLTEPKCDYRLAEKCSFSVQAFLLSRSRPGPEADMAQLQYALKDSLAAHLERGGQVRVPISADVRAELVNEKRLRQLLDDLVKIGAVSRHTAKNPKTSVWRTIYATVGAADAASLQRANPAVVHPGAVKSLSTSGVIENLLVEALGRPRDHAERAASVWALWLAHIPPGQQGKIPLTLKASSGDSSTEKLLYRLKRLGVVERYEQEAHAWRTIVLPHERPRLEACAESFLGRVLKSQADVAAWMRKLRESLDAERGALNQVLTALRLVVNADYEIFARQRWQMLLNLEDYAASTECRKSRLLGFLGDPNPPTSCGRCDVCGIRPPVESRSVRAAQQAPHAAPSAAPLPAPEPAPTPTAPADEPAAERIHVDFAAHGGTLPFDALQDLTRDRPTPALRQLRDASLRRLEEDPNDVFALGILVRVWHGLGDPDRARRDAKRLLEVLVFRGEANPLNEALRTMPPATLARLLSEERTPIEKHLGAREYALLCGDTALALDNEEAANVAVARALRALVAEPLPTEP is encoded by the coding sequence GTGGAAGGCCGCAGCTACCACGGCGAACAGGAAGCCCCCGAACAATTCGAAGAGGACCGCGTCCGCTTTAACGAGCTACACGTGGCAGGGATTAGGCCGCTACGGCTGTCCGCCAAGAGCTGCCTCGAGCCCACACCCAAAGCGATCAGATCGCTGCGCGAGCTTCTGCTTCGCGAGGGCATTTCCGGTGTCACCGCTCCCGGCGATGCTCTAGCGGGAGCGACGCTGGAGCCGGCCGCCGCGTGGCTCCTGGGCAACCTCGGCGAGAGCGTACCGCGAGTGGCTCGTATGCTGTTCGACGCCCTCGCCGCTGAAACAACGAGGGAAGGCCTGCCACGTTCGATCCTCCTCGGCCGCGGGCTCGGTGGCGCAGCGGTCCTTGCCACGTTGGACGTCTTGGAGGCTGTACTGCGGCTCTCCGCAATGTGCGGCAGCACCCCGCCGCCGACCCAGGATACGCACATTGTCGTCGTGGAGCCGCACCCAGAGCATCGGAAGCTCGCCGAGCGCCTGCTCAACCGGTACCTAGGGCGAGCGCCCACCGAGCCTTGGAGGGAGACGGTTCGGTTGGGAACCGGCTACGCCCTCACCGTGCTCTTCGCGCCCCAGGCTCCTCCCGAAGCATCCTTCGAGCTGGTCGTCGGCCCAGTCCTGGACGATATCTCCGCGTCGGCGGAGGAAATCGACGCATGGCGCCGTGCTGTCGGGCCCGAGGGGATACTCGTTGCGGGAGAACCAGGCTCCCGCAGCCCGGATGAGCCCGTTGCACCGCCTTCTCCCCAAGCGCTCGAGCCCTTCCGCAGCCCAAGTGACGTCGACACCCTATGGTTCCTCGAGCGGTTCTTCGGCCATCGCCGTTTTCGCGAGGGGCAGTGGCAGATCGTGGAGCGCCTGCTCATGGGGCAATCGGTTCTCGGCGTCCTACCGACCGGGGCGGGCAAGACTGTCTGTTTTCAGCTCCCGGCGCTGCTGTCCCCGGGCACGGCTCTTGTCGTGAGCCCGCTCGTCTCGCTCATCGAAGACCAGGTGCAGAACGTCCGCCGACAGGGTCTCGATCTTGCGGGCGGAGTGCACGGGGGGATGCCCGATGATATGCAAGCGAGCGAGCTGGCGCTGCTCACGACCGGCCGACGGAAGTTCTTCTATCTCTCACCCGAGCGTCTACAGCTCGCATCCTTCAGATCCAAGTTGAGGAGCTCCCTCGAGGACAAGCACGTTGCGGTCTCGTACTTCGTCGTGGACGAGGCGCATATCGCGTCGGAGTGGGGACACGACTTTCGCCCCTCGTATCTGGAGGTCCCCGACCACGCGCATGAGTTTGCGCCCGGGCGCCCGGTCGCCCTTCTCACCGCCACGGCCTCCAAGGACATTCGCGAGGACGTCCTGCGCATGTTCGACCTCGCGCTCGAGCACGAAGTGCGGCCCAAGGATTTCGATCGTCCGGAGCTTGCCTTTCAGGTCCTGACCGCACCGACGGAAGACGCGCGCATGACCGAGCTCTTGCACCTTCTCCGGGAGGGTCTGCCTGGCGATCTCGCGGGAAGCCGTAGCTTCGAAGCCCTCCACGGCAGCGGAGAGGGCGGCTACACCAACGCCGGGCTCATTTTCACGCCCTTCCGCAAGAGATCGGAGAAAGACGATGGGAAGGTCACCCTCCGCGCAGCCGAACTCGCACGTGCCCTCCGCCAGGGGGGCCTCACGGCCGACCACTACATCTCCTCCGACGCCGCGAACGACCTGCACGTGGCGCACAAGCGCTATGTGCAGGAGCGCTTCAAGGAGGACCGACTGCCGATCGTCGTTGCGACGAAAGGCTTCGGCACAGGCATCGACAAGCCGAACGTTCGCTGGGCCATCCACACGGGTCTCGCCGGCTCGCTCGAGGGCTACTATCAGGAGGCCGGCCGGATCGGTCGGGATCGCAAGGACGCGCGGGCCGTCCTCATTTGGGCCCCGCGAGTGCCGGAGTGCAGCACCGACTGGGGCGTCAAGGCGCCTTCCTGCCTTACGGAGCCCAAGTGCGACTACCGTCTCGCCGAGAAATGCTCCTTCTCCGTACAGGCGTTTCTCCTGTCGAGGAGCCGCCCGGGCCCCGAGGCCGACATGGCGCAGCTTCAGTACGCTCTGAAGGACTCCCTCGCCGCTCACCTCGAGCGCGGAGGCCAGGTGCGTGTGCCCATTTCGGCGGACGTGCGCGCGGAGCTGGTCAACGAGAAGAGGCTCAGACAGCTCCTCGACGACCTGGTGAAGATTGGCGCAGTGAGCCGGCATACAGCCAAGAACCCCAAGACCTCCGTATGGCGGACCATCTATGCGACCGTGGGCGCCGCCGACGCCGCCTCGCTTCAGCGCGCCAACCCCGCGGTCGTGCATCCCGGCGCCGTAAAGAGCTTGTCCACGAGCGGCGTCATCGAGAACCTGCTGGTCGAGGCGCTCGGACGGCCCAGAGACCACGCCGAGAGGGCAGCCTCAGTCTGGGCCCTCTGGCTGGCCCACATCCCGCCGGGGCAGCAGGGGAAGATCCCGTTGACGCTAAAGGCGAGCTCCGGCGACTCCTCGACCGAAAAGCTCCTCTATCGGCTGAAGCGCCTCGGCGTCGTCGAACGCTACGAGCAGGAAGCGCACGCCTGGAGGACGATCGTTCTCCCCCACGAACGCCCGCGCCTGGAGGCGTGCGCGGAGAGCTTTCTCGGCCGAGTTCTGAAAAGCCAGGCAGACGTCGCCGCCTGGATGCGAAAGCTACGGGAATCCCTCGACGCGGAGCGGGGCGCTCTGAACCAGGTCCTGACCGCGCTCCGGCTCGTCGTGAACGCGGACTACGAGATCTTCGCTCGGCAGCGCTGGCAGATGCTCCTCAATCTCGAGGACTACGCCGCGTCGACCGAATGCCGCAAGTCGCGCCTGCTCGGCTTTCTCGGCGATCCGAACCCACCGACGAGCTGCGGCCGCTGCGACGTCTGTGGCATTCGACCACCCGTAGAAAGCCGATCCGTTCGTGCGGCGCAACAAGCGCCCCATGCAGCGCCCTCTGCTGCACCGCTACCTGCGCCTGAGCCGGCTCCGACACCTACCGCTCCGGCCGACGAGCCCGCGGCCGAGCGAATTCACGTAGACTTCGCGGCCCACGGTGGCACGCTGCCCTTCGACGCACTGCAAGATCTGACCCGCGATCGCCCCACCCCTGCGTTGAGGCAGCTCCGCGACGCGTCCCTGCGCCGGCTCGAAGAAGATCCGAACGATGTCTTCGCCCTCGGAATCCTCGTCCGGGTCTGGCATGGGCTTGGTGATCCCGATCGCGCCCGCCGAGACGCAAAACGGCTGCTTGAGGTCCTGGTCTTCCGCGGGGAGGCGAACCCCCTCAACGAGGCGCTGCGCACCATGCCTCCCGCCACTCTCGCTCGACTGCTCAGCGAGGAGCGCACTCCGATCGAAAAGCACCTCGGCGCCCGGGAGTACGCTCTGTTATGCGGCGACACCGCTCTCGCGCTTGACAACGAAGAGGCCGCGAATGTCGCCGTAGCGCGCGCCCTTCGCGCGCTCGTCGCTGAGCCTCTACCCACGGAGCCCTGA